From Salinirubellus salinus, the proteins below share one genomic window:
- a CDS encoding ABC transporter ATP-binding protein encodes MSLFSVTGLEKHYPLTQGVLKREVGRVRAVDGISFDVDRGETVGVVGESGCGKSTAATSMLRLEEPTGGSIQFDGEEVTDYSKADLKAFRRRAQMVFQDPTSSFDPRMSIGDSIEEPLRIHGMRDRKRRRRITEDMLERVGLGAEVADRYPHELSGGMKQRAALARALVVNPDLLVADEPVSALDVSVQAEILALLEDLQAEFDLAVVLISHDMGVVRQVCDRVNVMYLGEVVEQGPTEAVFDDPQHPYTEALMASIPQPDPRLRGEGVELTGDVPSPSNPPSGCRFHTRCPKVIPPADVDIDQTAFRRVMDLRSRLRGEIDVDALRERHEAEQREVSDRASGGTASHETTVATVREEFDLPDLRDPEADRAVREALEEIARGDQDAARERLATAFPTVCERHDPPLERVGERRTTACFRHEAVESPEDRSHASVEAVDRSDD; translated from the coding sequence ATGAGCCTCTTCTCCGTCACCGGCCTCGAGAAGCACTACCCGCTCACGCAGGGGGTGCTCAAGCGCGAGGTCGGTCGGGTGCGTGCGGTCGACGGCATCTCGTTCGACGTGGACCGCGGCGAGACGGTCGGTGTCGTCGGCGAGTCCGGCTGTGGGAAGTCCACGGCCGCCACCTCGATGCTCCGGCTGGAGGAGCCGACCGGCGGCTCCATCCAGTTCGACGGCGAGGAGGTGACCGACTACTCGAAGGCCGACCTGAAGGCGTTCCGCCGGCGCGCCCAGATGGTGTTCCAGGACCCGACCTCCTCGTTCGACCCGCGGATGTCCATCGGGGACAGCATCGAGGAGCCGCTACGCATCCACGGGATGCGCGACCGCAAACGGCGCCGTCGCATCACCGAGGACATGCTCGAACGCGTCGGACTGGGCGCGGAGGTGGCCGACCGCTACCCGCACGAACTCTCGGGCGGGATGAAACAGCGGGCGGCGCTCGCGCGTGCGCTCGTGGTCAACCCGGACCTGCTCGTCGCGGACGAACCCGTCTCCGCGCTCGACGTGAGCGTGCAGGCCGAGATCCTCGCGCTGCTGGAGGACCTGCAGGCCGAGTTCGACCTCGCGGTGGTGCTCATCAGCCACGACATGGGTGTCGTCCGGCAGGTGTGTGACCGCGTGAACGTGATGTACCTCGGCGAGGTCGTCGAGCAGGGGCCGACCGAGGCCGTCTTCGACGACCCGCAACACCCCTACACGGAAGCGCTGATGGCATCCATCCCGCAGCCCGACCCGCGGCTCCGGGGCGAGGGTGTCGAGTTGACGGGCGACGTGCCGAGTCCGTCGAACCCGCCCAGCGGCTGTCGGTTCCACACCCGGTGCCCGAAGGTCATCCCACCGGCGGACGTGGACATCGACCAGACGGCGTTCCGTCGGGTGATGGACCTCCGCTCGCGGCTCCGTGGGGAGATCGACGTCGACGCGCTCCGGGAGCGTCACGAGGCCGAACAACGTGAGGTCTCGGACCGAGCGAGCGGTGGAACCGCGAGCCACGAGACGACCGTCGCGACCGTCCGCGAGGAGTTCGACCTCCCCGACCTCCGCGACCCCGAGGCCGACCGCGCGGTGCGCGAGGCCCTCGAGGAGATCGCACGGGGCGACCAGGATGCCGCCCGCGAGCGGCTCGCGACGGCGTTCCCGACGGTGTGTGAGCGCCACGACCCGCCGCTCGAACGGGTTGGCGAGCGGCGGACGACGGCCTGCTTCCGACACGAGGCGGTCGAGTCGCCCGAGGACCGGAGCCACGCCTCCGTCGAGGCGGTGGACCGGTCGGACGACTGA
- the htpX gene encoding zinc metalloprotease HtpX, with protein sequence MEWKPDWGLRGRMVFTMFLLFALYVGFVAVLSLLRADLLVIVAVMSVFLVAQFFFSDKLALYSMGAKVVSEEEYPQLHAMVSRLAQQADLPKPKVAVADSQVPNAFATGRSQKNSAVAVTTGIMRTLDEDELEGVIAHELAHIKNRDVAVMTVASFLSTIAFLVVRFGIYFGGGRNRNGSVLVAILASLAVWIISFFLIRALSRYREFAADRGGAVITGQPSALASALLKISGRMDQVPQEDLRDTAEMNAFFIIPIKSGVVGRLFSTHPSTEKRVERLRQLEKELETSRV encoded by the coding sequence ATGGAGTGGAAACCCGACTGGGGGCTGCGGGGCCGCATGGTGTTCACCATGTTCCTGCTGTTCGCCCTCTACGTCGGCTTCGTCGCCGTCCTCAGCCTGCTCCGCGCGGACCTCCTCGTCATCGTGGCGGTCATGAGCGTATTCCTCGTCGCGCAGTTCTTCTTCAGCGACAAGCTCGCGCTCTACTCGATGGGCGCGAAGGTGGTCTCGGAGGAGGAGTACCCGCAACTGCACGCGATGGTCTCGCGGCTGGCACAGCAGGCCGACCTGCCGAAGCCGAAGGTGGCGGTCGCCGACTCGCAGGTCCCGAACGCGTTCGCCACCGGTCGGTCGCAGAAGAACAGCGCCGTCGCGGTGACGACCGGCATCATGCGGACGCTCGACGAGGACGAACTCGAGGGGGTCATCGCCCACGAACTCGCGCACATCAAGAACCGCGACGTGGCCGTGATGACCGTCGCGTCGTTCCTCTCGACCATCGCGTTCCTCGTCGTCCGCTTCGGCATCTACTTCGGCGGCGGTCGGAACCGCAACGGGAGCGTCCTCGTGGCCATCCTCGCCTCGCTGGCCGTCTGGATCATCTCGTTCTTCCTCATCCGGGCGCTCAGCCGCTACCGCGAGTTCGCCGCGGACCGGGGCGGTGCGGTCATCACGGGCCAGCCCTCGGCGCTCGCCTCGGCCCTGCTGAAGATCTCCGGGCGGATGGACCAGGTGCCACAGGAGGACCTGCGCGACACCGCGGAGATGAACGCGTTCTTCATCATCCCCATCAAGTCCGGTGTCGTCGGACGCCTCTTCTCGACGCACCCGTCGACGGAGAAGCGCGTGGAGCGACTCCGGCAACTCGAGAAGGAACTGGAGACCTCGCGCGTCTGA
- the pspAB gene encoding PspA-associated protein PspAB — MGIIDTLRSALGLGAEDAASRRADPEDLFGMTTAYVTMEAELGYAPTGDAGLLFNGVDSSQFRRAVEEIEAILEAGAEETGTEFEVREDSRGGEWVVLHDDDFEDLVTSVHFAADQLSEEGFGSRLLSAVFAFGGNDKRVYWLYSFRRGAYYPFVPKRGHERDSTAEVKLESVLDGELNVEDDTSYWYPLWSDTPGGHPWE, encoded by the coding sequence ATGGGCATCATCGACACCCTCCGGTCCGCCCTCGGCCTCGGTGCCGAGGACGCCGCCAGCCGCCGGGCCGACCCGGAGGACCTCTTCGGGATGACGACGGCGTACGTGACGATGGAGGCCGAACTCGGCTACGCGCCCACCGGCGACGCCGGCCTGCTGTTCAACGGCGTCGACTCCTCGCAGTTCCGGCGGGCCGTCGAGGAGATCGAGGCCATCCTCGAGGCGGGTGCCGAGGAGACCGGCACCGAGTTCGAGGTGCGCGAGGACAGCCGGGGTGGCGAGTGGGTCGTCCTCCACGACGACGACTTCGAGGACCTCGTCACCTCGGTCCACTTCGCGGCCGACCAGCTCTCCGAGGAGGGGTTCGGCTCGCGGCTGCTCTCGGCCGTCTTCGCGTTCGGCGGGAACGACAAGCGGGTCTACTGGCTCTACTCGTTCCGCCGTGGGGCGTACTACCCGTTCGTCCCGAAGCGGGGCCACGAGCGTGACTCGACGGCCGAGGTGAAACTGGAGTCCGTCCTCGACGGGGAGCTGAACGTCGAGGACGACACCTCCTACTGGTACCCGCTCTGGTCGGACACGCCCGGTGGGCATCCGTGGGAGTGA
- the radA gene encoding DNA repair and recombination protein RadA, giving the protein MATAKSQDLEDLPGVGPATAEKLRENGYDSYQSIAVASPGELSNKADVGESSAADIINAARDAADIGGFETGTSVLERRERIGKLKFLIPELDEMLGGGVETQSITEVYGEFGAGKSQITHQLAVNVQLPADHGGLEGRCVFIDTEDTFRPERIDEMARGLDDDVIEAAMELHGIEDGSAGNEADLEALVQSFLDKIHVAKAFNSNHQILLAEKAKEISKEYEDDEFPVRLLCVDSLTAHFRAEYVGRGELASRQQKLNKHLHDIDRVGNLYNSAVVVTNQVQSNPDAFFGDPTKPIGGNILGHKSTFRMYLKKSKGNKRIVKLVDAPNLPDGESVMRVEGAGLKPE; this is encoded by the coding sequence ATGGCGACCGCGAAATCGCAGGACCTGGAGGACCTCCCGGGCGTCGGCCCGGCCACCGCAGAGAAGCTCCGAGAGAACGGCTACGACTCGTATCAGAGCATCGCCGTGGCCTCGCCGGGCGAGCTCTCGAACAAGGCCGACGTGGGTGAGTCGTCCGCCGCGGACATCATCAACGCCGCGCGCGACGCCGCCGACATCGGTGGGTTCGAGACCGGCACCTCCGTGCTGGAGCGCCGCGAGCGCATCGGGAAGTTGAAGTTCCTCATCCCAGAGCTGGACGAGATGCTCGGCGGCGGCGTCGAGACCCAGTCCATCACCGAGGTGTACGGCGAGTTCGGGGCCGGCAAGTCCCAGATCACCCACCAGCTCGCGGTCAACGTCCAGCTCCCGGCCGACCACGGCGGGCTGGAGGGCCGGTGTGTCTTCATCGACACGGAGGACACGTTCCGCCCCGAGCGTATCGACGAGATGGCCCGCGGGCTGGACGACGACGTCATCGAAGCCGCGATGGAGCTCCACGGCATCGAGGACGGCAGCGCCGGCAACGAGGCGGACCTCGAGGCGCTGGTCCAGTCGTTCCTCGACAAGATCCACGTCGCGAAGGCGTTCAACTCCAACCACCAGATCCTCCTCGCGGAGAAGGCCAAGGAGATCTCCAAGGAGTACGAGGACGACGAGTTCCCGGTCCGCCTGCTCTGTGTCGACTCGCTGACCGCGCACTTCCGCGCGGAGTACGTCGGCCGCGGCGAACTCGCCTCCCGCCAGCAGAAGCTCAACAAGCACCTCCACGACATCGACCGCGTCGGCAACCTCTACAACTCGGCCGTCGTCGTCACGAACCAGGTCCAGTCGAACCCGGACGCCTTCTTCGGCGACCCGACCAAGCCCATCGGTGGGAACATCCTCGGACACAAGTCCACGTTCCGGATGTACCTGAAGAAGTCGAAGGGGAACAAGCGCATCGTGAAGCTCGTCGACGCGCCGAACCTCCCGGACGGCGAGAGCGTGATGCGCGTCGAGGGCGCGGGCCTGAAGCCCGAGTAG
- a CDS encoding NAD-dependent epimerase/dehydratase family protein, protein MRSALLVGGTGFVGRHTAAEFLDHGYEVTVLSRGTVEFGVPEWDAVEHVVGDRTDADVLADVTRRADPDVVVDCALYHPVDARTVVDVFADVARYVYVSSGGVYAAHEIPKREAETPLHGCTPEQAVDDTMATYGPRKAECDRLVAAAVADGMAAVTVRPSMVYGPQTTDRDGGAGPDTVPATWGGDVPGLQTHHDYWVDRVRRYDRVVVPGDGTAIWHRAYVEDVAAAIRTAAEAGDPGEAYNAADRRVCTVEDVVELVADALDTSVEVVHASERELARVGLDPDEFVLYHHLGSRYPHVLDTCKLASLGWDSTPVEVAMERTVTEAVASGRDGSAFDPGREAEARLVELLTAE, encoded by the coding sequence ATGCGCTCCGCACTGCTCGTCGGCGGAACCGGGTTCGTCGGCCGTCACACCGCCGCCGAGTTCCTCGACCACGGCTACGAGGTCACGGTCCTCAGTCGTGGCACCGTCGAGTTCGGCGTCCCCGAGTGGGACGCCGTCGAGCACGTCGTCGGTGACCGGACCGACGCCGACGTCCTCGCCGACGTCACCCGACGGGCCGACCCCGACGTGGTCGTCGACTGTGCCCTCTATCACCCCGTCGACGCCCGGACCGTCGTCGACGTCTTCGCCGACGTGGCGCGGTACGTCTACGTCTCCAGCGGCGGCGTCTACGCGGCCCACGAGATACCGAAACGCGAGGCCGAGACGCCGCTCCACGGGTGTACGCCCGAGCAGGCGGTCGACGACACGATGGCGACCTACGGGCCGCGCAAGGCAGAGTGCGACCGGCTCGTCGCCGCCGCGGTCGCCGACGGGATGGCAGCCGTGACCGTCCGCCCCTCGATGGTGTACGGCCCGCAGACGACCGACCGCGACGGCGGGGCTGGCCCCGACACCGTCCCGGCGACGTGGGGCGGCGACGTGCCGGGCCTCCAGACGCACCACGACTACTGGGTCGACCGGGTCCGGCGGTACGACCGGGTGGTCGTCCCCGGTGACGGCACCGCCATCTGGCACCGGGCCTACGTGGAGGACGTGGCGGCGGCCATCCGCACCGCCGCGGAGGCGGGCGACCCGGGCGAGGCCTACAACGCCGCCGACCGGCGGGTGTGTACGGTGGAGGACGTCGTCGAGCTCGTCGCGGACGCGCTGGACACGTCCGTCGAGGTCGTCCACGCGAGCGAGCGTGAACTCGCGAGGGTCGGACTGGACCCCGACGAGTTCGTCCTCTACCACCACCTCGGGTCGCGCTACCCACACGTCCTCGACACCTGCAAGCTCGCGTCGCTCGGGTGGGACTCGACGCCGGTCGAGGTGGCGATGGAGCGGACCGTCACGGAGGCGGTGGCGAGCGGCCGCGACGGGAGTGCGTTCGACCCCGGGCGGGAGGCGGAGGCGCGGCTCGTCGAGTTGCTGACGGCCGAGTGA
- a CDS encoding ABC transporter permease, which translates to MNVDPRSVRVVTEKDYRDAIRSRALLLLGTVFVVFFAAAAFFFADQFQQFLDNAAASNNTTQRQAARMARERLTSNAFLSSLTTITRLLVPLTAIVVSYSAVVGERESGTLKLLLSLPHSRASTVLGKFLGRSAVVTVPVLLGFLVAVPVFPLAGVPFKPLGFAGFALATALLGVVFVAISVGTSAAAPTSRRAVVVIVGLYALFTLLWGQFSSAVFRQLSDLLDLSRVASIELFLLVRHLNPVRTYESLVASVGPSGELAARTSLIGGFNGQIAAQILRQSGGLPVYLTDVALVVYLLLWVVVPLGLGLLAFERLDL; encoded by the coding sequence GTGAACGTCGACCCCCGCTCGGTCCGGGTCGTCACCGAGAAGGACTACCGCGACGCCATCCGCTCCCGGGCGCTCCTGTTGCTCGGGACGGTGTTCGTCGTCTTCTTCGCCGCGGCGGCGTTCTTCTTCGCCGACCAGTTCCAGCAGTTCCTCGACAACGCGGCCGCGAGCAACAACACCACCCAGCGACAGGCCGCCCGGATGGCCCGCGAGCGGCTCACCTCGAACGCCTTCCTCTCCTCGCTCACGACCATCACGCGCCTGCTCGTCCCGCTGACGGCCATCGTCGTCTCCTACAGCGCCGTCGTCGGCGAGCGGGAGTCGGGCACGCTGAAACTCCTGCTCTCGCTCCCCCACTCGCGGGCGAGCACGGTCCTCGGGAAGTTCCTCGGGCGGAGTGCCGTCGTCACGGTGCCGGTGTTGCTCGGCTTCCTCGTCGCCGTCCCCGTCTTCCCCCTCGCCGGCGTCCCGTTCAAGCCGCTCGGGTTCGCCGGGTTCGCGCTGGCGACGGCGCTGCTGGGCGTCGTCTTCGTCGCCATCTCGGTCGGGACGAGCGCCGCCGCCCCCACCAGTCGGCGGGCCGTCGTCGTCATCGTCGGGCTCTACGCGCTGTTCACGCTGCTCTGGGGGCAGTTCTCGAGCGCCGTGTTCCGGCAGCTCTCGGACCTGCTGGACCTCTCGCGGGTGGCGAGCATCGAGCTGTTCCTGCTCGTCCGGCACCTCAACCCGGTTCGGACCTACGAGTCGCTGGTCGCCAGCGTCGGTCCGAGTGGTGAGCTCGCCGCCCGGACCAGCCTCATCGGCGGGTTCAACGGCCAGATCGCCGCGCAGATCCTCCGGCAGAGCGGTGGCCTGCCGGTGTACCTCACGGACGTCGCGCTCGTGGTCTACCTGCTGCTGTGGGTCGTGGTGCCGCTGGGGCTGGGGCTGCTGGCGTTCGAGCGGCTGGACCTGTAG
- a CDS encoding ABC transporter ATP-binding protein has translation MAAIEMSDVGKRFGSVTALDGLDLTVEEGEVFGFLGPNGAGKSTTINVLLDFVRPDTGRVEVLGHDAAAESVPIRERTGVLPEGFDTYDRLTAREHVAFAAESKDVDDDPAAVLERVGLADAVDRRAGGFSKGMTQRLALAMALVGEPDLLILDEPSTGLDPNGAREMRDIVRAERDRGATVFFSSHVLGQVEAVCDRVGILRDGGLVAEDSIEGLRAKSGSDTTLEIRVEDPDGLDESVVEAVEAVDGVSEVRVASTGLTVACEGDVKMAVLDTLESAGATVEDFSTREASLDDLFAAYTGGSA, from the coding sequence ATGGCCGCCATCGAGATGAGCGACGTCGGGAAGCGCTTCGGTAGCGTGACCGCGCTCGACGGCCTCGACCTGACCGTCGAGGAGGGCGAGGTGTTCGGCTTCCTCGGTCCGAACGGGGCCGGCAAGTCCACCACCATCAACGTCCTGCTGGACTTCGTCCGGCCGGACACCGGCCGCGTCGAGGTGCTCGGACACGACGCCGCGGCCGAGAGCGTCCCCATCCGCGAACGCACCGGCGTCCTCCCCGAGGGGTTCGACACCTACGACCGGCTGACCGCCCGCGAACACGTCGCCTTCGCCGCCGAGTCGAAGGACGTGGACGACGACCCCGCCGCCGTCCTCGAACGGGTCGGCCTCGCCGACGCCGTCGACCGCCGGGCCGGCGGCTTCTCGAAGGGGATGACCCAGCGCCTCGCGCTGGCGATGGCACTCGTCGGCGAGCCCGACCTGCTGATACTGGACGAACCCTCCACCGGACTGGACCCGAACGGGGCGCGCGAGATGCGCGACATCGTCCGCGCCGAGCGCGACCGTGGCGCGACGGTGTTCTTCTCCTCGCACGTCCTCGGGCAGGTCGAGGCCGTCTGTGACCGCGTCGGCATCCTCCGGGACGGCGGACTCGTCGCCGAGGACTCCATCGAGGGGTTGCGCGCCAAGAGCGGGAGCGACACCACCCTCGAGATCCGCGTCGAGGACCCCGACGGGCTGGACGAGTCGGTCGTCGAGGCCGTCGAGGCCGTCGACGGCGTGAGCGAGGTCCGCGTGGCGTCGACCGGTCTCACCGTCGCCTGCGAGGGTGACGTGAAGATGGCCGTCCTCGACACGCTGGAGTCCGCGGGCGCGACCGTCGAGGACTTCAGCACGCGCGAGGCGTCGCTCGACGACCTGTTCGCGGCGTACACGGGGGGGTCGGCGTGA
- a CDS encoding TspO/MBR family protein — protein sequence MDTVSFPRDPRLRAGLELLGWIVLAQLAGLLGSLATFTAIDSWYATLVRPELAPPNWVFGPVWTTLYTLIGVAAWLVSRADYPDKRPAYAALGVQLVLNTAWSFVFFGAEAIGPALAVILVLLVAIVANIALFYRVDRRAGLLLLPYLAWVSFATYLNYGFWVLN from the coding sequence ATGGACACCGTCTCGTTCCCCCGCGACCCGCGTCTGCGGGCGGGTCTCGAGCTGCTGGGCTGGATCGTGCTCGCGCAACTGGCCGGGCTGCTCGGCAGCCTCGCCACGTTCACCGCCATCGACAGCTGGTACGCCACGCTCGTCCGACCCGAGCTCGCGCCGCCGAACTGGGTGTTCGGCCCGGTCTGGACCACGCTCTACACGCTCATCGGCGTGGCCGCGTGGCTCGTCTCGCGCGCCGACTACCCGGACAAGCGACCGGCCTACGCCGCGCTGGGCGTCCAGCTCGTGCTCAACACCGCGTGGTCGTTCGTCTTCTTCGGGGCGGAGGCCATCGGCCCGGCGCTGGCCGTCATCCTCGTCCTGCTCGTGGCCATCGTCGCGAACATCGCGCTGTTCTACCGCGTGGACCGCCGGGCGGGGCTGTTGCTGCTCCCGTACCTCGCGTGGGTCTCGTTCGCCACGTACCTGAACTACGGGTTCTGGGTGCTGAACTAG
- a CDS encoding winged helix-turn-helix domain-containing protein, producing the protein MEGVLWYLLASSRGGPTRVRIVRALDERPRNANQLATELDLDYTTVRHHLDVLQSDNVVRRTGGDYAAVYLFSEEAEAHWDTVEEILETVDPEA; encoded by the coding sequence ATGGAGGGTGTTCTCTGGTATCTACTCGCGAGTTCCCGGGGTGGCCCGACACGGGTCCGCATCGTCCGGGCACTCGACGAGCGGCCACGGAACGCCAATCAACTCGCGACGGAACTCGACCTCGACTACACCACCGTCCGGCACCACCTCGACGTGCTCCAGTCGGACAACGTGGTCAGGAGGACCGGCGGCGACTACGCCGCAGTCTACCTGTTCTCCGAGGAGGCCGAGGCCCACTGGGACACCGTCGAGGAGATACTGGAGACCGTCGACCCGGAGGCGTGA
- a CDS encoding COG4315 family predicted lipoprotein encodes MAPTRRAVLGLVATVGVTGCVGGSDGTGGASPTATPASTSTPAATAGPAATVAVDSHPDLGDLLVGPEGLTLYLFDQDTQGAGSSACAGGCAEAWPPLTVDDDSSAGEGVTAELTTFEREDGRTQVAAAGWPLYYFAEDEAPGDVNGQGVNGVWWVLAPDGTPVRTGSETPTATGGGSGGPY; translated from the coding sequence ATGGCACCCACACGACGCGCAGTGCTCGGACTGGTGGCGACGGTGGGGGTAACTGGCTGTGTCGGTGGCTCCGACGGCACGGGTGGGGCGAGTCCCACGGCGACGCCGGCATCGACCAGCACGCCGGCGGCGACGGCCGGCCCGGCGGCCACCGTCGCAGTCGACAGTCACCCCGACCTCGGGGACCTCCTCGTCGGCCCCGAGGGGCTGACGCTGTACCTGTTCGACCAGGACACGCAGGGTGCGGGGTCGAGCGCCTGTGCCGGCGGCTGTGCGGAGGCGTGGCCGCCGCTGACCGTCGACGACGACTCCTCGGCCGGCGAGGGGGTGACGGCCGAGTTGACGACGTTCGAGCGCGAGGACGGGCGGACGCAGGTGGCCGCCGCCGGGTGGCCGCTCTACTACTTCGCCGAGGACGAGGCGCCGGGCGACGTGAACGGTCAGGGCGTCAACGGCGTCTGGTGGGTGCTCGCCCCCGACGGTACACCGGTGCGGACGGGGAGCGAGACCCCGACCGCCACCGGCGGCGGGAGCGGCGGTCCCTACTGA
- a CDS encoding class I SAM-dependent methyltransferase, whose product MSVRDEFDAWAADGRDRGMEDRHWHTAKHVLARMPVEAGDTVLDLGCGSGYAARALRETKDAGLAVGLDGAPEMARNARAYTDDPAVEFLVGDFDALPFATDSVDHCFSMEAFYYAADPHHTLAELARVLRPGGTFHCAVNYYEENVHSHHWQENIAVEMTRWDRAEYREAFREVGFHVATQDNVPDRETEIPPAEEFPTENWETREAMVERYRTYGTLLTVGVVP is encoded by the coding sequence ATGAGCGTCCGCGATGAGTTCGACGCCTGGGCGGCCGACGGCCGCGACCGGGGCATGGAGGACCGACACTGGCACACCGCGAAGCACGTCCTCGCGCGGATGCCCGTGGAGGCGGGAGACACCGTCCTCGACCTCGGGTGCGGGTCGGGCTACGCCGCCCGCGCTCTGCGAGAGACGAAGGACGCCGGCCTCGCCGTCGGCCTCGACGGTGCCCCCGAGATGGCCCGGAACGCCCGCGCGTACACCGACGACCCGGCCGTCGAGTTCCTCGTCGGGGACTTCGACGCGCTGCCGTTCGCCACGGACAGCGTGGACCACTGTTTCTCGATGGAGGCGTTCTACTACGCCGCCGATCCGCACCACACCCTCGCCGAACTCGCGCGCGTCCTCCGACCCGGCGGCACCTTCCACTGCGCGGTGAACTACTACGAGGAGAACGTCCACAGCCACCACTGGCAGGAGAACATCGCCGTGGAGATGACCCGCTGGGACCGGGCCGAGTACCGCGAGGCGTTCCGCGAGGTCGGCTTCCACGTCGCCACGCAGGACAACGTCCCCGACCGTGAGACGGAGATCCCGCCGGCGGAGGAGTTCCCCACGGAGAACTGGGAGACCCGCGAGGCGATGGTCGAGCGCTACCGCACCTACGGCACCCTGCTGACCGTCGGCGTGGTCCCCTAG
- a CDS encoding GMC family oxidoreductase translates to MTRRFRARRSAANVPDVCVVGSGPGGALVADSLAARGHDVVVLEAGPRFDLEDRMERMRRALHPGSTFQAVWDMGGPRDAYSTSGEQAYSLNTSRVKGVGGTSLHWGGMTPRLHPEDFEMRTRYGVGEDWPISYADLEPYYARAEVELGVAGADSAYAPPRSTEFPLPAHPTSHSDRLFADAFDALDIELAPVPRAVNSVPYDGRSGCVGFGTCTPVCPSGAKYDATVHAERAERRGARIVTEAPVVRLEHDATGERVTAAVYRTPDGGEHRQRARTFVLACGAVETARLLLLSTSEVYSDGLANSSGLVGRYFMEHPYVRLTGYVDEPTAPQNVGYSTSFTEQFYQHDRGPTGSVLVEPSNTAGTPLATAALVRPSRLGNAVSGRAPGLLGGGRWGDDLLADLRDEYEGLVAIGAWVEMPPEYDNHVGLDESTTDAAGNPVPDLSFGVGDAARGTLTESLDLLDGILEELGATDREAPVTPEDPWYALHHLGTTRMGTDPETSVVDPNCRTHDLSNLYVSSSSVFVTGGAANPTLTIAALALRLADHVHAERTGEKATSAR, encoded by the coding sequence GTGACCCGACGGTTCCGGGCGCGGCGGTCCGCGGCGAACGTCCCGGACGTCTGTGTCGTCGGCTCCGGCCCCGGCGGGGCGCTGGTCGCGGACTCGCTGGCGGCCCGCGGTCACGACGTGGTCGTCCTCGAGGCCGGTCCACGCTTCGACCTCGAGGACCGCATGGAGCGGATGCGCCGGGCGCTCCACCCCGGGTCGACGTTCCAGGCGGTGTGGGACATGGGTGGGCCGCGCGACGCGTACAGCACCTCCGGCGAGCAGGCGTACAGCCTGAACACGAGTCGCGTGAAGGGCGTCGGCGGCACCTCGCTGCACTGGGGCGGGATGACTCCGCGGCTCCACCCGGAGGACTTCGAGATGCGGACACGGTACGGCGTGGGTGAGGACTGGCCCATCTCCTACGCCGACCTCGAACCGTACTACGCCCGCGCGGAGGTGGAACTGGGCGTGGCGGGTGCCGACTCGGCGTACGCGCCGCCACGGTCGACCGAGTTCCCCCTGCCGGCCCACCCGACGAGTCACTCGGACCGGCTGTTCGCCGACGCGTTCGACGCCCTCGACATCGAACTCGCGCCGGTGCCACGCGCCGTCAACTCCGTCCCCTACGACGGGCGGAGCGGGTGTGTCGGCTTCGGCACCTGCACGCCCGTCTGCCCCTCGGGCGCGAAGTACGACGCGACGGTCCACGCCGAACGGGCCGAGCGGCGGGGGGCCCGCATCGTCACGGAGGCACCCGTCGTCCGACTGGAGCACGACGCTACGGGCGAGCGGGTCACGGCCGCCGTCTACCGGACGCCGGACGGGGGCGAGCACCGACAGCGCGCCCGGACGTTCGTACTCGCCTGCGGGGCCGTCGAGACGGCCCGACTCCTGTTGCTCTCGACCTCCGAGGTCTACTCGGACGGCCTGGCGAACTCCAGCGGCCTCGTCGGCCGGTACTTCATGGAGCACCCGTACGTCCGACTGACGGGCTACGTCGACGAACCGACCGCCCCGCAGAACGTGGGCTACTCGACGAGTTTCACCGAGCAGTTCTACCAGCACGACCGGGGGCCGACCGGGTCGGTCCTCGTCGAACCGTCGAACACGGCCGGTACGCCGCTGGCGACGGCGGCGCTCGTCCGCCCCTCGCGGCTGGGGAACGCCGTCAGCGGCCGGGCGCCGGGACTCCTCGGCGGGGGGCGCTGGGGCGACGACCTGCTGGCCGACCTCCGCGACGAGTACGAGGGGCTGGTCGCCATCGGCGCGTGGGTCGAGATGCCCCCCGAGTACGACAACCACGTCGGCCTCGACGAGTCGACGACCGACGCCGCCGGGAATCCGGTCCCCGACCTCTCGTTCGGGGTGGGCGACGCCGCCCGCGGGACGCTGACCGAGTCGCTCGACCTGCTCGACGGCATCCTCGAGGAGCTGGGTGCGACCGACCGCGAGGCGCCCGTGACCCCCGAGGACCCGTGGTACGCCCTCCACCACCTCGGGACGACGCGGATGGGGACGGACCCCGAGACGAGCGTGGTCGACCCGAACTGCCGCACCCACGACCTGTCGAACCTGTACGTGAGTTCGAGCAGCGTGTTCGTCACCGGTGGGGCGGCGAACCCCACGCTCACCATCGCGGCGCTCGCGTTGCGACTGGCGGACCACGTCCACGCCGAGCGGACGGGGGAGAAGGCGACCTCGGCGCGCTAG